A genomic segment from Montipora foliosa isolate CH-2021 chromosome 9, ASM3666993v2, whole genome shotgun sequence encodes:
- the LOC137969422 gene encoding SPRY domain-containing SOCS box protein 3-like codes for MGLLSTQKSCELSSFHPWSDTYHEQWAWNNEDKSPSVYLCLNDKVACFYIDPVIESTGTAAVRGTKAFTHGQHYWEVKLSSVFGTSIMIGVGTKEALLQTNDFEFVDLIGRDNQSWGLSYKGKIWHNGQVKQYCEPFYDSTVIGVLLDMDAGTLSYFMNGKPLGIAFTGLCEKAKELYPIISSTSTLSEIELCDSTCRYVSLQDQCRMTIAKLVNKDKIDFLPLPRGMCQSLKGV; via the exons ATGG GACTTCTTTCCACTCAGAAAAGTTGTGAACTAAGTTCATTTCATCCCTGGTCTGATACATACCATGAACAGTGGGCATGGAACAATGAAGATAAGTCACCATCAGTGTATCTATGTCTCAACGATAAGGTTGCCTGTTTTTACATTGATCCAGTGATTGAGAGCACTGGAACTGCTGCAGTGCGTGGAACTAAGGCATTCACCCATGGTCAACATTACTGGGAGGTTAAACTAAGTTCCGTCTTTGGGACCTCCATAATGATTGGCGTCGGAACAAAGGAGGCTTTACTTCAAACCAATGACTTTGAATTTGTTGATCTCATTGGAAGAGACAACCAGAGCTGGGGGCTATCTTACAAAGGCAAGATTTGGCACAATGGTCAGGTTAAACAGTACTGTGAGCCATTCTATGATTCCACAGTCATTGGGGTTTTACTTGATATGGATGCAGGAACTCTCTCATACTTCATGAATGGGAAACCTTTGGGAATTGCATTTACTGGCCTGTGTGAGAAAGCAAAGGAGCTGTACCCTATAATTTCATCCACATCAACTCTCTCTGAAATAGAACTTTGTGACAGTACATGTCGTTATGTGTCACTGCAGGATCAGTGCAGAATGACAATAGCTAAGCTTGTCAATAAGGACAAAATCGATTTTCTTCCTCTCCCTCGGGGTATGTGTCAGTCTTTAAAAGGAGTTTAG
- the LOC137970080 gene encoding uncharacterized protein, whose translation MTAVIESSHRPRKKLPDIPPEELALHGKVDSVKGSQHHELPPEVQAQFIKHVHRRSHSLTGLDTVEFERRQESDAEKESVESASNQSIKADEELPAFAKSLPATPVSSRKLTSSSLKTTQEKAELMNELRWHYKKFVRTSKRKKEKQVDADANEEDKVPKASQTGYDAVVRLEASPLNSDSSVIHTNRCNQPKCGKTVDILECVTVENHVFHKSCFVCAICNSWLNHFNYCFVPDHDKFYCMQHYQDIENASFGLGEDIPQAVGIGPGVQQQFKFMPDAVDSPKQAIKEDKRVQNSIRVMKEKISLLNKRGKKLFKKENKLKSSLDKFKGTDMERKALWLEWFSIAQEKNSTVRRETELSFKVREMELAEKYTTLEKKLRELSEKDENSKTEYDKSKEKELLQEMLEVVEKREQLISDMEDKKKLYVEEDNALEKEKRKAGFNEPDVIREATAASKDAKKVTEVVKQAPSVVKQSDLCCVLF comes from the exons ATGACAGCTGTAATTGAGTCAAGTCACAGACCCAGGAAAAAACTGCCAGATATCCCACCTGAAGAATTAGCATTACATGGGAAAGTTGACTCTGTAAAAGGAAGCCAGCATCATGAATTGCCACCAGAAGTACAGGCCCAGTTCATTAAACATGTCCACAGAAGATCTCATTCATTGACTGGTTTGGATACTGTTGAGTTTGAGAGACGACAAGAGAGTGATGCTGAGAAGGAAAGTGTGGAATCAGCATCAAACCAGTCTATCAAAGCTGATGAAGAACTACCAGCATTTGCTAAGTCCTTGCCAGCAACTCCAG TTTCAAGTCGTAAGTTGACTTCAAGTTCCCTCAAGACTACACAAGAAAAAGCAGAGCTAATGAACGAGCTTCGCTGGCACTACAAAAAATTTGTGAGGACATCAAAACGgaagaaagaaaagcaagttGAT gcTGATGCTAATGAAGAAGACAAAGTGCCTAAGGCAAGTCAAACAGGATATGATGCAGTGGTTCGCCTTGAG GCCAGCCCTCTCAACAGCGACTCTTCAGTAATCCACACAAACCGCTGTAACCAGCCAAAGTGTGGCAAAACTGTAGACATTCTTGAGTGTGTAACTGTAGAAAACCACGTTTTTCACAAGAGCTGTTTTGTTTGTGCCATATGCAACTCCTGGTTGAATCATTTTAACTACTGCTTTGTTCCTGATCACGACAAGTTCTACTGCATGCAGCATTACCAGGATATCGAGAATGCCTCTTTTGGACTCGGGGAAGATATTCCGCAGGCAGTGGGTATTGGGCCAGGTGTACAGCAGCAGTTCAAGTTTATGCCAG ATGCTGTTGATAGTCCAAAACAAGCCATTAAAGAAGATAAGCGAGTTCAAAACTCGATTAGAGTTATGAAGGAAAAGATATCACTCCTAAATAAGAGAGGGAAGAAGCTGTTTAAAAAAGAGAATAAACTCAAGTCCAGTCTTGATAAGTttaaag GCACTGACATGGAAAGGAAAGCATTGTGGTTGGAGTGGTTTAGCATTGCCCAGGAGAAAAATTCCACTGTTAGGAGAGAAACTGAACTTTCATTTAA GGTCAGGGAGATGGAGCTTGCGGAAAAATACACTaccttggaaaaaaaactaagaGAATTATCAGAAAAGGATG aGAATTCAAAGACAGAGTATGACAAATCAAAAGAGAAGGAGTTGTTACAAGAAATGCTTGAAGTGGTGGAAAAAAGAGAGCAACTCATCTCTGATATGGAggacaaaaagaaatt ATATGTTGAAGAAGACAATGCTCTTGAAAAGGAAAAGAGGAAAGCAG GTTTTAATGAGCCTGATGTGATAAGAGAAGCAACTGCTGCAAGCAAGGATGCAAAGAAAGTAACAGAAGTTGTTAAACAAGCACCAAGTGTTGTGAAACAATCTGATTTGTGTTGTGTTTTATTCTAA